The following DNA comes from Labrus mixtus chromosome 8, fLabMix1.1, whole genome shotgun sequence.
TCAGCTACACCCCACCCTTACCTTCTCTTCTGCTCCatactccctctctccctttgcTCCACTCCTCTCGCGGCCTCCCTCTATTAAAATCCCATTCTTTTATAGTCTGGTAACCCACAGCAACGCATGGGGCCTTGTCTGctaatgcgtgtgtgtgtgtgtgtgtgtggacagcgCCTGTTGGTACACAAAGGAGAAGGGCCCAAACAAGGCCGGCCTTCGTTGCCAGAACCTGATTGGTGCACAAAGGTCATCCTCCTCATGGACCAGCACCAATCGGTCCTGGAGGTCAGCTGACAAGTCCTGGCTCTGGATTTCTCAAAGCCTCACTAGAGAGCTGATTCCACAATAGATGCAGAACTTACACACGCACATAACtctatgtaaataaaaaaatctaataggAGTTATTAATAGCTTCTCTGTTTGTCTAGGTGAGTTAGAGAGGAATGAATGATTCACATCTTCctgtctcctccacctcttcctgggtttcactgtcctgtctctgtttaAAGCGCCGTTAAATCAGGCCACTGGTGTATCGTGTTCCTTCTGATCGCATTTCCCTTTCTCTGTGCTGCCAAGACGAGGCAGGCAGCCACAAGGTGTGAGGCcagattttaaaatctctgGCACAGGAGGAAAAGTAATTTAGCCTCCCCTCCTCGCCTGCTTCGTCACAAGCTGGCCCTTCCTCTCCTGGATGCACAGACACATCACACTCTGATGTCTCAACCGAGTTGGAACAGTGTAAAACTGCATATATGGCTGCAGCCAAGACATAATCTGGGTATTTTGTTCGATGGTATACAGGGTCAGTGTGCTCAATCATCATCACtcaaactgtttattttcaggctgtagctaaaaaaaaactgtgattctGTTTCAAATAGCTGTCATTCCTGGAGTTTTCTTTGGAGTGAAGCctattttatgatttttatgATTTAACTTGTTGCCTATTAAGAAGTATTTACACAGTCAATggtgttttaaatgtatcatttgtctttttatgtgcACATTATGTTGTACTAAGTCCTCCTGctccatgtctgtgtgtgtacagctccTGTTCTGCACTCTCAACACCCACAAGATTGACATGGACAAGCTGCTGGGGGGCCAGATCGGCCTAGAGGATTTTATCTTCGCCCACATTAAAGGGATCAAGAAGGAGGTGGAAATTTACAAATCTGAAGATGCTCTGGGCCTCACCATCACCGACAATGGAGCAGGATACGCCTTTATAAAGGTAAGAAGAACAGGAGCCTGTTACCCTGTACACATTCACAggtaatgttttgtttattttcctgagTACTTTTACTTATTGgagaagagattaaaaaaaaaaaaatacatggaaaaaatgtcccatgtacagaggatataGTCCTCTAAACGAAtatgacctgtggcttctttcccgcatgttgttcCCAACTCTCTCTGCCCGATTTCTGAATCTATCTACTGTTATATCTCTAAAAAAGCCACAAAACGCCAAaaaattaaacctttaaaaattgAAACAACCATAAGTACATTTCATTAAACTGCAGAGACAAAGGAAATGTTTCATtcaatgtaactttttttcacAGATTTGCAGGTTAAGAAGCATACTTAGTTAATACATGGGCAGGCACTTTTAGTCAGCTTTAAAAGACAAAGGAATTACTCTTAAATTTATATGGAAGACCTGTCTTTGACCAGTATTAGAAATTAGACCTGTTGAGAGTTAGGATAATTATAGGCAAAAGCTGTGTTTATTGGTTAGACGATTCACTTTTTTCAGCCAAAGTTGTGTCAAAACATCAAGGTACTTTATATGTATACTTTTGTCATATGCAGGGTGCAGAGAACAATCGTTTAtccatgtttattattttttataggTGGTCAGACAAAGTAAGAAAAACGTGTGATGGGgaggctttgttgatgtttgatgCTTTGCCCCGACGGGGTAAAGCCAAAAGTTGTCTCACTGTCATTGATTAATCGTCTGCCCTGTAACTAAATCCAACAATGGAGTCATTCCTTcagccttttttcattttatacaaaatatattaaacaaTTAAACTAGTAAATAAATCTCAGGTTTGAGAACTGAAGTTATTACAGCTTCAGAGGGATTTTCTAATGCAATTTCAAAACAGCTAAACAGATTGCCATGTTCAAAGTATTTGTACAAAGCTGCTTTCATAATAGAGAAAAAACAATAACTCAACCTGGTATGTTGCCTCTGTCGATGCAGACTGGTGTAATGAGCTTATTCGGTCATCTTTctccagaaaaacaaagtgctcACGTGTGCCATCATGTGACTCCCAAACAGCACTGCACCCAGATAACCTGACACTGTTTACGACACGCTGAAGCCCCTTGGGTCAGTGTGGTGATGCTGTTGGATTACATGTACTGCTAAAAAGAATGCTGCTCCTTTAAGCTCGGCTGAAGTAATCTACATTTACAGAATAGCTTGAATGTATCTTTTGATGTCTGGAGAATAAGCTTCTTTATCTCTTCCCGCATCTTATAAACAATTTAAATGTCTTGCAACCAGGCGTAGTCCAGTGTACTGCAGCTGTTCCATCACATCTGGACTactttttaagcctttttatGCAGTAATTTGTCAGTGAGAGAGGTTTATGGAACGAACACTTACGTGCATTTACAAGAAAAGCGtagaaaatgaatttaaaaaaggtatAAAATAATTTGTCTTCTCTTTACTGAGGAGTTAATGATTAGGAActtagctttttatttatttataaagtaatCTGCTTTAAACTTTTCTCCACTTTTCATGGTAAGTGGAGTTTTTTGCATCTTTGGACttgaaaacaagaagaagtgATCGTCTGGTATAACATAATGAAAGAGTAAATACATTAGACTAGTTAAGTATTGCCAAGAATGTTTTGTACTCGCGTAACCTCACATGCACTTTGTCACACTTTGCCTTCTTGtttgatctttatttttgtgttctgCTTCCTGGAAACCCCTTCAGAAAACTCTCTTTTTGTGTAGCACTGTAATCTTGGCTTCTTTTGATGTGTTTATTCTAATTGGTTCTGACTTTTATGGCAGCGTATCAAAGAGGGCAGCGTTGTGGACGGGGTGAAGGTGATCTCTGTGGGCGACCACGTGGAGTGCATTAACGGACGGAACATCGTGGGGACGCGACATTATGAGGTGGCCCGCATGCTGAAAGAGCTTCCCAAGGACAAGGTTTTCACCCTCAAACTGGTCGAACCCATGAAGGCCTTCGGTGAGTAAGAAACAGGATACAGAAAGAGTGTaggtgatgtaaaaaaaaacatcagcatcaGCACGTTACATAACTGACCCACTCTTAGAAGACGACAGATTCACCTTCAGCCAATGACAAAGACTCGCTTGCTGCAGTGTTTCTCAGCATGTGGGACTGCACAGCAGGGCTCACATCCACAGCATCAtttgtgtgaggaaaaacattcaaatgcatGTGCTTAAAAGAGTCTAACCATACCTGTTTTTGAGACAGCACTGTTTCCATCAAGACAAATTACGGCGTATGCAAGCCAAAACTGGGATTCAGCTGTGTGAAATTGGCTTTATGTAAAGTAGTTTCCTCTTTGATTGACAGAAATGCTTGAGCCCAGGTCAAAGGGTGCCAAACCTGCTAGTGACAACAAGATCAGCAACGGGAGAGGGACTTTGAGACTTCGCTCCAAGGGCCCGGCTACTGTCGAGGAGGAGGTGAGTTTCTTCATTTGCATTTATCTGCAGCATCTCGTGCGTGAGAAGCATCTGTCGGGCACTGAAGTTCCTTAAAGTGACCTTCTCATATCATTGACATTTCATACTGAGACAGTTTGGTTTCTAACCTTTTCACATTGATCTGTTGATGTAAATAGAACATTTGCATTTCCTTTGGTTGTTCTTAAAATCTTAATCTTTGTTGAAGATGCACAGaagttacagacagaaaaaaacccacaaaagaTGGTGCATACTAATCCCTacaacctaaccctaaccctaacccgtcATGTAAATAACCAGAAGTAAATGTGTCCCCCTCACCGATGACatcttgaaaaatgaatcaaCGTCAGACTGGTCACCTAATCTTAAACAGTCTGTGTTGCCAGAGTTGTATACCATCAAATAAAGAACTGATCTgtgaacttgtttttgttttccagccaACAGAGTTTGACGAGAAGGCAGTAAAGAAAGTGGACGACCTCCTGGAGAGCTACATGGGCATCAGAGACACTGAACTTGGTGAGTAACAACATTTAAGTATCATTTATGAACTttattctctgtttctgtgaaaCACAACTTCTACTTGCTTACAATGACACACAATGGAGTTTAAACTTTTTCTCCCCCCAGAGGTTTAAAGTAAGGTAGCTTATATcgttcatatttatttctcgtgAGCAGCCTTCCAGTATTCACTTTAAGTAGATTATCAGGTTGGTCCTTCACACAAATTCTTTGGCCTCAGTTAGCCCTTTCTGTGACCTCTGTCTGTATGTTAATCCATGATTTATTCACATAGCGTACTTTACCCTGGAAGAAAATATGTCAGCATATCGGCTAAGTTTTTAAGCACTGTTGCTTCACCCCAAGGAGGAGCTGATTTTTCTCCTACTACTTTGGATGAGTTGAGTAAAACGAACAAATCTCCTTCGGGGAtaatttaacaacaacaacaaaacaacaatattttgtGAGTCTGCTTTACTAAACATGCTGGAGCCTTTAAAGACTATTAGAATTGTTGGATTCAATTTTTAGGTTTTACCTTTGTGTTGTTCAGCTTtgccaaaaacattttagacaTCACCCTTTCTGACTTTCTAAATCAAAGTATTCTGTGGGTTAAAAAATTATTCTGAACTTCTATTTATtgcatacaaaaaaatcaaataatcaaaaataaaaaaagagcctAAAAGCTCTCAGTTACTCAGTAAAGTGTTGTGCTGTTTCCTCCCCAGCTGCTACGATGGTCGAGGTCGGCCGCGACAAAAAGAACCCCGATGAATTCGCCATGGCGTTAGACGAGACCCTCGGGGACTTCGCTTTCCCggatgagtttgtgtttgatgtctggGGAGCCATTGGAGACGCCAAGCAGGGAAGATTATAAGATCGCAATCGGCTATCCCCATcccaataaaacacacacacacacaatcctctCCTTCCCCGAACTCACGTCTTATTATTCTCAGAAACAAACTGGACAACATGAGTGAATTAAGTTTTTATGTAGCGTCGCGTTGCGCTCGGATGGAGTGTCTCAAAGCGTCAAATTTGGTCATTTGGGTTTACAGAAGGAATCTAGCACGTCAGCGTTTCAGTGAAATCTTGTAAAGATATCCATGAAATGTGGAATGCAGTTTCCAGCGTGAGAGCTGCCTCATGCATGCTAAAACTTCTGAGGATTAATTCTAGATGTTGTTCAAACTTTTTGTACTCCACCTTTGAGAAATGGTCTTAAGAGTGATGCCATCTGCTGAGCAGAGTCTAACCTGGTCTTATACACTGGTAATGAAAAGGTTTCTGCACACCTTCAATTCTAAACGATCACAGTTTTAATCTAACTTTATATCTGTGTCATATTAAATATACAGATAAAGCACACGgctttttatagatttttttatatGTGAAATGTTGCTGATTTTATGGCAGCAACACGGTGTAATTAGTGtaattatagtgatttatagtGATTATATTTCTCTCTCAAacatctttttatctctttattgtgtttttaaatgaactaaGAGCTTCGGCTGCttccacattttaaagttgGTTTACTTTGTGATTTTTGTGTCCTTGAAAATCTCAGTTTCAGCCTTTTTGTGTCTATCTCTAAACCCTTTAGACGAGTTCGATCACATACCAACATTCCTTTTAGTCTCTCATATTGTTAAAGTCTGTAAACACTGTTAATATGTCATGACATCCAGCTTATTTACAGACGTACGCTTATTTTTGTTCCTGTAATTTATTGTATCATGGAAAATCATATGCTGtagcagattttttatttttttttccccactgagAAGTGGCTCGGTATGAAAGAAAGGTCTTATTGTAACTGCACTATTTAAATCACTGtcaaactgaatttaaataGTGAACTGATTCATGTCTGGTTCTGATGCTGGCTGTTTGCAGCCGTTTCATATTGTTTGACGCACCATAAGGGATCACTATTGTTGGATAGACAATAAAATTTGATATACTGTTACTGCAGCTGTGTCGTGAATGCATCTGGCTCACAATGAAACCACACATGACTTAAGTAGAACAAACTTTATTTGCACACTAGGCTGTGTACATGTAGAAAATACACCAAGACACTTTACCAATGTTTTTATccctcatttaaaaaatatgaaccaAGAACTTTACGAGCAGCAAAACAAACTCAGAACCAGAAAACACAGTCAGGCTAATAAGCAGGTACACTGGCAGGAGTAAAAGAAAGTGTATAATAGAAATACGGTTATAGTGAATGTTAAATACTGACACCATGGAGTTAAGACTGTAGAGGATCATTGGAAGCACATCACTGTAGgtatttaaatatgtattcTGACTAACATGAAGTATTACTGCTGTTGGGTGAAAACATAACGTTACTGGTTAGTGaatcaaacagtcctctccaaAGATAAACCTTTCTATTCTTTAAAACCTCTGTGTTGTCTGGTGAAAAACGAGACAGCTCACCTGTTAAAACTTGGCATTATCCAGGTGTGTCTGACAACAGCACACAGGCGTGTAAGTGAATAACTGTTAACTTGGCTTGCATGACTTGGTTGTATCCTCTACAGGCAGTAAGTACAGTACATGGCACTTAATTACTTACaaatatacatgtttttaaaacaatgacagGAACATGAGTACAGTAATatcagaaaaagaaaggaatcGAACAAAAAGAAAGACTCAAGCACCGTTTTAATGGTTGGCTTGGTTTGCTAAGTGAGATGGAGCCTCACTGTCtaaagttacagtttaaatAGAGAGTGTTTGGGGGTGGTCTGCAGCACAGGCTCAGGTAGAGGAAGTGTAGCCCTTACAGCCTGATGCCCGTCTCTGCGTCCTCACAGCTCGTCTTCTGCGTGACCCTGCTTGAAGGCGTCGCCTGTCAACCTTTCCTGAGCCTCCTTCATGCCAGATATAACTGAGCGGGAGCGAGGGAAACATAAGTCAGAGGAGACAAACCGTGATCGTCGAATACTTGAAAAGAGGGATGGACAAATCCAAGTCCAGCTAGCATTTTGGAAGACACAGCTGCTAAGGCAAACAGTAACAGAATACAAAAAGAGCCTGAATCTGGATGTTTACCTTGGTCTGCATTGCTGTAGA
Coding sequences within:
- the gipc2 gene encoding PDZ domain-containing protein GIPC2 codes for the protein MPLGPWRKKNKSTKENLVENEEVSGGHAGAGSHAKTAVNGAGLPPPPANLRPKLVFHTQLAHGSPTGRIEGFTNVKELYGKIAEAFNINPPELLFCTLNTHKIDMDKLLGGQIGLEDFIFAHIKGIKKEVEIYKSEDALGLTITDNGAGYAFIKRIKEGSVVDGVKVISVGDHVECINGRNIVGTRHYEVARMLKELPKDKVFTLKLVEPMKAFEMLEPRSKGAKPASDNKISNGRGTLRLRSKGPATVEEEPTEFDEKAVKKVDDLLESYMGIRDTELAATMVEVGRDKKNPDEFAMALDETLGDFAFPDEFVFDVWGAIGDAKQGRL